A portion of the Ricinus communis isolate WT05 ecotype wild-type chromosome 10, ASM1957865v1, whole genome shotgun sequence genome contains these proteins:
- the LOC8262014 gene encoding type I inositol polyphosphate 5-phosphatase 8 isoform X1, whose translation MRTEMRKISKSAWPKIVARKWLNIQSGEDEFHSDYFKTGKAERRKSCSDEDYYVVVPEDLSEGWLMEAANGRNREWRMELEAPPPPPPPPPPVTDSMNLRMFVGTWNVGGKSPHEGLNLTDWLSSPAPADIYVLGFQEIVPLNAGNVLGAEDNGPALKWLSIIRQALNNNKNDQEFSQYCNNANEVKHSFSPQPDQQPAVKPRLSFCDLLSLEDELGNEGEEGSPSPSPAIMSSSPMRRRYCLAASKQMVGIFLCVWVQSDLYKDISNLKVSCVGRGIMGYLGNKGSISVSMTLHQTTFCFVCTHLTSGEKEGDEVRRNSDVTEILKKTRFSHSRRDPGQPFPPESILDHDKIIWLGDLNYRLAVGCGDTHELLKKNDWQALLEKDQLKIEQRAGRVFRGWEEGRIYFAPTYKYLANSDDYVVQTSRSKEKRRTPAWCDRILWKGEGLKQMWYVRGESRFSDHRPVYSLFSVQVSLSNSYTSNTYSRSYPARSSTSVVLQSTCMAKVQAEELLIFPRAQSCINTAPRLECIGSVIFWTNTIFAIVLAF comes from the exons ATGAGAACAGAGATGAGAAAGATCTCCAAG TCAGCATGGCCTAAAATAGTTGCCAGGAAATGGCTAAATATACAAAGTGGAGAGGACGAGTTTCATTCCGATTATTTCAAAACAG GCAAAGCTGAAAGAAGGAAAAGCTGTTCAGATGAAGATTATTACGTTGTGGTACCTGAAGATTTATCAG AAGGGTGGTTGATGGAAGCTGCTAATGGACGTAACAGAGAGTGGAGAATGGAGTTGGAAgcaccaccaccacctccaccaccacctccaccTGTCACTGATTCTATGAATCTAAG GATGTTCGTGGGGACCTGGAATGTTGGAGGAAAGTCTCCCCACGAGGGCTTGAACTTGACAGATTGGCTTAGTTCACCTGCTCCTGCTGATATCTATGTACTTGG GTTCCAGGAAATTGTGCCCCTGAATGCAGGGAATGTGCTAGGGGCAGAGGACAACGGCCCAGCACTCAAGTGGCTTTCCATAATTAGACAAGCACTCAACAACAACAAGAATGATCAAGAATTTTCTCAGTATTGCAACAATGCCAATGAAGTGAAACATTCGTTTTCACCACAACCTGATCAACAACCTGCTGTAAAACCAAGACTCAGCTTCTGTGACTTGCTGTCATTAGAAGATGAACTCGGCAATGAAGGCGAAGAAGGTTCTCCTTCCCCCAGCCCAGCTATCATGTCTAGCAGTCCAATGCGGAGGCGTTACTGCCTAGCCGCTAGCAAGCAGATGGTTGGGATCTTCTTGTGCGTGTGGGTTCAATCTGATCTTTACAAGGACATTAGCAATTTAAAGGTATCATGCGTTGGCCGTGGCATCATGGGTTACCTTGGCAACAAG GGCTCAATTTCGGTTAGCATGACGTTGCATCAAACAACATTCTGCTTCGTATGCACGCACTTGACTTCCGGGGAGAAAGAAGGTGATGAGGTCAGAAGAAATTCAGATGTCactgaaatattaaaaaagacaaGGTTTTCTCATTCACGTAGAGATCCGGGACAACCATTTCCTCCTGAAAGCATATTAGATCATGA CAAGATTATTTGGCTCGGAGATTTGAATTATCGGCTTGCAGTTGGCTGTGGAGATACACACGAGCTTCTAAAGAAGAATGATTGGCAAGCTCTTTTAGAGAAAGATCAG CTAAAGATAGAGCAAAGAGCTGGTCGAGTGTTCAGAGGATGGGAAGAAGGAAGGATTTACTTTGCTCCAACTTACAAGTATCTTGCCAATTCTGATGATTACGTTGTCCAAACCTCAAGATCGAAAGAGAAACGCCGTACTCCTGCTTG GTGTGACCGAATACTTTGGAAAGGAGAAGGTCTAAAACAGATGTGGTATGTGAGAGGAGAGTCCAGATTCTCAGATCACAGACCAGTTTATTCACTATTCTCAGTCCAAGTCAGCCTGTCGAATTCATACACAAGCAACACATACAGTAGATCTTATCCAGCAAGATCTTCTACAAGTGTTGTGTTACAATCAACATGTATGGCCAAAGTCCAAGCAGAGGAACTCTTGATATTTCCAAGGGCACAAAGCTGCATAAACACCGCGCCCAGATTAGA GTGTATCGGCTCCGTGATATTTTGGACCAATACAATTTTTGCCATCGTTCTGGCATTTTAA
- the LOC8262014 gene encoding type I inositol polyphosphate 5-phosphatase 8 isoform X2 gives MRTEMRKISKSAWPKIVARKWLNIQSGEDEFHSDYFKTGKAERRKSCSDEDYYVVVPEDLSGWLMEAANGRNREWRMELEAPPPPPPPPPPVTDSMNLRMFVGTWNVGGKSPHEGLNLTDWLSSPAPADIYVLGFQEIVPLNAGNVLGAEDNGPALKWLSIIRQALNNNKNDQEFSQYCNNANEVKHSFSPQPDQQPAVKPRLSFCDLLSLEDELGNEGEEGSPSPSPAIMSSSPMRRRYCLAASKQMVGIFLCVWVQSDLYKDISNLKVSCVGRGIMGYLGNKGSISVSMTLHQTTFCFVCTHLTSGEKEGDEVRRNSDVTEILKKTRFSHSRRDPGQPFPPESILDHDKIIWLGDLNYRLAVGCGDTHELLKKNDWQALLEKDQLKIEQRAGRVFRGWEEGRIYFAPTYKYLANSDDYVVQTSRSKEKRRTPAWCDRILWKGEGLKQMWYVRGESRFSDHRPVYSLFSVQVSLSNSYTSNTYSRSYPARSSTSVVLQSTCMAKVQAEELLIFPRAQSCINTAPRLECIGSVIFWTNTIFAIVLAF, from the exons ATGAGAACAGAGATGAGAAAGATCTCCAAG TCAGCATGGCCTAAAATAGTTGCCAGGAAATGGCTAAATATACAAAGTGGAGAGGACGAGTTTCATTCCGATTATTTCAAAACAG GCAAAGCTGAAAGAAGGAAAAGCTGTTCAGATGAAGATTATTACGTTGTGGTACCTGAAGATTTATCAG GGTGGTTGATGGAAGCTGCTAATGGACGTAACAGAGAGTGGAGAATGGAGTTGGAAgcaccaccaccacctccaccaccacctccaccTGTCACTGATTCTATGAATCTAAG GATGTTCGTGGGGACCTGGAATGTTGGAGGAAAGTCTCCCCACGAGGGCTTGAACTTGACAGATTGGCTTAGTTCACCTGCTCCTGCTGATATCTATGTACTTGG GTTCCAGGAAATTGTGCCCCTGAATGCAGGGAATGTGCTAGGGGCAGAGGACAACGGCCCAGCACTCAAGTGGCTTTCCATAATTAGACAAGCACTCAACAACAACAAGAATGATCAAGAATTTTCTCAGTATTGCAACAATGCCAATGAAGTGAAACATTCGTTTTCACCACAACCTGATCAACAACCTGCTGTAAAACCAAGACTCAGCTTCTGTGACTTGCTGTCATTAGAAGATGAACTCGGCAATGAAGGCGAAGAAGGTTCTCCTTCCCCCAGCCCAGCTATCATGTCTAGCAGTCCAATGCGGAGGCGTTACTGCCTAGCCGCTAGCAAGCAGATGGTTGGGATCTTCTTGTGCGTGTGGGTTCAATCTGATCTTTACAAGGACATTAGCAATTTAAAGGTATCATGCGTTGGCCGTGGCATCATGGGTTACCTTGGCAACAAG GGCTCAATTTCGGTTAGCATGACGTTGCATCAAACAACATTCTGCTTCGTATGCACGCACTTGACTTCCGGGGAGAAAGAAGGTGATGAGGTCAGAAGAAATTCAGATGTCactgaaatattaaaaaagacaaGGTTTTCTCATTCACGTAGAGATCCGGGACAACCATTTCCTCCTGAAAGCATATTAGATCATGA CAAGATTATTTGGCTCGGAGATTTGAATTATCGGCTTGCAGTTGGCTGTGGAGATACACACGAGCTTCTAAAGAAGAATGATTGGCAAGCTCTTTTAGAGAAAGATCAG CTAAAGATAGAGCAAAGAGCTGGTCGAGTGTTCAGAGGATGGGAAGAAGGAAGGATTTACTTTGCTCCAACTTACAAGTATCTTGCCAATTCTGATGATTACGTTGTCCAAACCTCAAGATCGAAAGAGAAACGCCGTACTCCTGCTTG GTGTGACCGAATACTTTGGAAAGGAGAAGGTCTAAAACAGATGTGGTATGTGAGAGGAGAGTCCAGATTCTCAGATCACAGACCAGTTTATTCACTATTCTCAGTCCAAGTCAGCCTGTCGAATTCATACACAAGCAACACATACAGTAGATCTTATCCAGCAAGATCTTCTACAAGTGTTGTGTTACAATCAACATGTATGGCCAAAGTCCAAGCAGAGGAACTCTTGATATTTCCAAGGGCACAAAGCTGCATAAACACCGCGCCCAGATTAGA GTGTATCGGCTCCGTGATATTTTGGACCAATACAATTTTTGCCATCGTTCTGGCATTTTAA